Proteins from a single region of Kluyveromyces lactis strain NRRL Y-1140 chromosome C complete sequence:
- the FMN1 gene encoding riboflavin kinase (similar to uniprot|Q03778 Saccharomyces cerevisiae YDR236C FMN1 Riboflavin kinase phosphorylates riboflavin to form riboflavin monophosphate (FMN) which is a necessary cofactor for many enzymes localizes to microsomes and to the mitochondrial inner membrane): MTRHCDVSIPDSPEPPFPITTSFVDVIAGFGRGSAELGIPTANVPIDDLPKIVEQLDTGVYFGWCKVRMAKDRDTKVEQRPDGREVQYNNGTLLNDEDLAVLPVVLSVGWNPFYQNKNKTVELHIIHKFSDNFYGAQIKFNFLGYIRPELDYTTKDALIADIHTDIEIAKEKLQLPGYRKLKDTL, from the coding sequence ATGACAAGGCATTGTGACGTTTCGATACCGGATTCACCTGAACCTCCTTTTCCAATTACCACATCGTTCGTCGATGTAATAGCTGGTTTCGGTCGTGGATCAGCAGAGTTAGGAATTCCTACAGCGAACGTGCCCATCGATGATTTACCAAAAATCGTGGAGCAACTAGACACAGGAGTTTATTTTGGATGGTGTAAGGTAAGGATGGCAAAGGACCGTGACACCAAGGTGGAACAAAGACCCGATGGCAGAGAGGTCCAATACAATAACGGTACCTTACTAAATGACGAAGATTTAGCAGTTCTTCCAGTGGTACTTTCTGTTGGCTGGAACCCATTCTACCAGAACAAAAACAAGACGGTAGAACTACACATAATCCACAAGTTTTCTGATAATTTCTACGGTGCccaaatcaaattcaacttcttaGGGTATATAAGGCCCGAGTTAGACTACACCACAAAGGACGCATTGATTGCAGATATCCATACCGACATTGAAATTGCAAAAGAGAAACTACAATTACCTGGATACCGGAAACTTAAGGATACTTTATAA